The genomic segment TGTGCATCGTGTGCTTGTTGTAAAGCCCCTTTTGATTCATGTTTGGAAGGTCTGGGCTGcgttctgctgctacagccatGGCACCCAAGAAGAACAAGGCCAACAAAAAGAATAAAGGAGACATAAATGAAATGACCATAATGGTCGAGGACAGTCCCATCAACAAGATCAACGGCCTAAACACGCTGCTCGAAGGGGGCAACGGCTTCAACTGCATTTCGACTGAGGTTAACGATTCTGCGTACGCCCCCAACCTCCTGGAGGGTCTGAGCAGCATGAGGCACGAGAGCTTCCTGTGTGACCTGACAGTTGCCACCAAGTCAAAGTCATTTGACGTCCACAAGGTGGTCATGGCCTCCTGCAGTGAATACGTTCGAAACATCCTGAGGAAGGACTCCAGCCTCCAGAAGATCGATCTGAACGACCTCTCGCCCGTCGGCCTCGCCACCGCTATCACGTACGCGTACTCTGGGAAGCTGACGCTGTCGCTGTACAGCATCGGCAGCACCATAGCAGCGGCCATGCTGCTGCAGATCGGCACCTTGGTGAAGATGTGCAGCGACTTCCTCATGCAGGAGCTCAGCGTGGAGAATTGCATGTACGTGGCCAACATCGCGGACGCCTACGACCTCAAAGACACCAAGGAGGCCGCGCAGAAGTTCATGCGGCACAACTTCATCGAGTTTTCCGAAATGGAGCAGTTCCTGAAACTCACCTACGAGCAGATCAGCGAGTTCCTGTCGGACGACTCCCTGCAGCTTCCGTCCGAGATCACAGCCTTCCAGATCGCCATGAAATGGTTGGACTTCGACGAGAAGAGGCTGAAGTACGCGGCGGACCTCCTGACTCAGATCCGCTTTGGCACAATCTCTGCCCAGGACCTGGTGAACCATGTCCAGAGCGTGCCCAGAATGATGCAAGACCCAGAGTGCCACCGTCTCCTTGTTGATGCCATGAATTACCATCTGCTGCCTTACCAACAGAACATCCTCCAGTCACGCAGAACAAAGGTGCGCGGCGGCCTCAAGGTGATACTCACGGTGGGCGGACGCCCTGCCTTGACAGAGAAGTCTCTCAGCAAAGACGTTCTGTACAGAGACGAGGACAACGTTTGGAATAAGTTGACAGAAATGCCAGCAAAGAGCTTCAACCAGTGCGTGGCAGTGCTGGACGGCTTCCTGTATGTGACCGGTGGTGAGGACCAGAACGATGCAAGGAACCAGGCCAAACATGCTGTTAGCAACTTCTGCAGGTGAGAACAATCGATCGTTATTCGCCATATTCATTTGTGTAACGTTGGACAACAACTTTTGCTTCCCTTGAATTTTAGATATGATCCTCGCTTCAATGCATGGATTCACTTAACCAACATGATCCAGAGGCGCACCCACTTCAGCCTCAACACCTTCAACGGTCTGCTGTTTGCCATCGGAGGGCGAAACGCCGACGGCGTTCAGGCCTCCATGGAGTGCTATGTGCCCTCCTCCAACCAGTGGCAGATGAAAGCTCCCATGGAGGTGCCTCGCTGCTGCCACGCCAGCTCCGTCATCGACGGCAAGATCCTCGTCTCCGGAGGCTACATCAACAACGCCTACTCCCGGTCGGTGTGCTCGTACGACCCCTCCACCGACTCCTGGCAGGACAAGAGCAGCCTGAGCACCCCGCGGGGCTGGCACTGCGCCGCCACGGTGGGGGACCGGGCCTACGTCATCGGCGGCAGTCAGCTGGGAGGCCGCGGGGAGAGGGTGGACGTCCTGGTCGTCGAGTCTTACAACCCGCACAGCGGGCAGTGGAGCTACTGCACGCCGCTCCTCACGGGCGTGAGCACGGCCGGCGTTTCCACGTTGAACAACAAGGTGTATCTCCTCGGAGGCTGGAACGAGGGGGAGAAGAAGTACAAGAAATGCATTCAGGTGTACAACCCCGACCTCAATGAATGGACTGAAGATGATGAGTTGCCGGAAGCTACTGTCGGTATTTCGTGCTGTGTGGTCACCATACCCACGCGGAAAACGCGAGAGTCCAGAGCCAGCTCTGTTTCATCTGCTCCAGTCAGTATATAAGGGTTTAGGGGTTAATAATGATGTTAGGTACATGTCTAAAGGGCTCCAGCACGTCCAGCAAAGGCTGCTGGTTCTAAACTTACCCCCTTAGTAGTCCGTCTTTTAGGGCACTAAGATGATCAGTTTTAAATGGGCATCAACGAGAGGAATGCATTTTGAAATTTGGAAACACGCTGTTTATATAACAATATAACATTTGAAAATTATTTCAAGAATTGGAAACACAAACTGATcactggttttattattttcagacTGGAATTTCCTTTTGGGGCCAATTCAACTGGGATAACTTTATTAGcccttttaatgttatttaaaacacaaaatatataaaaagatcAAAATCGTGTTGTTACTGACCTTAATCTTTTACAATCTGTCTTTTTCATCCAGAGAGATGGGAATAATAATACTGGATTCTGTGAGAATGATGTTAAAGCGCAACAAGTATGGTGACTATTACTACTGTGATTCTCGAGATACTTGAACAGAATGATGAGGTAAAAGATGGAGCTGGAAAACTTTCTGGTACCACCTACATGTGTCCCGTGTACAGTTTTCACTGTGTAGTGCTGCGTCATATGTGTGATGGCCACAAACACTACAGACACAGGTTCTGTTGGGAATGTGTTGGAAAGCTGATGGTTGAATGGGTTTAGATGTGACAGCAGcaaaatattttgtaaaaatgaaaaatgtgactCTAAGAATACCGTCAGCCTGAGCTTTACTGGAAGTTAGTGCTCATGAACTCCCTGACTGCTCATGTAttttagctttttgtttgtttttaattaaagtgaAGTGTAAGCCACCCTGAGCCCTGGTCGTTTATTCCTAATGAGTTCCATACGTGGATAAATGTTCACCACTGCTTTACGTGCAGTCACAGTAGTCACAACATTTACTGGTTTTCCAAGAAAATGTCATGGATTGTATTCTGGGAATGATGTTAAAGGACCTAAATCTTCTGAATCCCTTTCAATCATCTTCTGATTGTATGGCTTGTTGTATTTTCTCAAAAGTTCCAGGTCACTGAGAAACACCATGGGAAATATCAGATAGGATGTTGAACATCCATCAGAGTTAAGAATTACATCACAGTCAAATGGGATTAGTTTGTGTACACTTGTCAGTGAAAAATGTTCCACACCCAGAGAACCCTGAAGAGGCAGATTAACTCAGATTTTAGCGCTGAGCTCTTGGATAATGATACCAAAAACATGTCCAAACTATGGTCAAAGATCTAAAATATGTTGCAGTTTTAATAGTTATTGTGAAGTTTTATATACGAATATAGACATTAACAAACTGTAGTTTGGTAGTAGTTATGTTCTAGATAAACTTAGATCTGTGTTTTATATATGTCACAGCTAAAagctctctggtctctggtgAACACAATGAAACAGCTGTTGTCTTTATAACTATCTCAGCCTGATTTGTTTTCAATCATACTGCCCCTCATCATTATTTTCTGAACAGCTTTATATTCATAAGCCTCGCAGGTGTGGAAATTCAAATAAGCCTAATATCAAGGCAGGTTTTGTCCTTATGTGTGTAGAGGTAACAACATACTGCATTTATCAGGTGAAAACAAATGGTGGCAATGATTCATTATGTGGGTGCAGCGTATTGAACTATACCCTCTTTTGTCAGTCcacgcagctcacacacaccctgtcaacaaatgaaataaaatgctgtGTCATTACAACTCTCTTTCGTCCAGGgtctttcattcattttcatactgtTATGTaagttagtagtagtagtagataaGTTAGTAGTTTTGTGACGGTAATGAAATGACTGTTTTGTAATGACTGCCAGTATTTTTTGGACTCATCCTAGGTCGTCTTGCttaacaaaaaagaaacaaatacagcaaaattTTCAACTTTAGTGAAATTAAAAGATTAATTGCTCATCAAAGCATGTTTTCTGAATCAATTAAATGCAGTATAAACTGGCTATTTGTGGGCCAAATTTCTGAAAGAGCATGTATGTAGGAGAACTGGctgaaaaccaaaaccaaaatatTTTTCACTCTACTTTGTGAGCTGTTTGACATAATCACATCATTACCTTAAAAGCTgttaaaatgtttatgtttaCGTTTATGTTTACATAAATCATTCTGTTGGGTATGCTCACCTTTTTCCAGAGCAAGACAAAGATCTAAAATATGTTGCAGTTTTAATAGTTATTGTGAAGTTTTATATACGAATATAGACATTAACAAACTGTAGTTTGGCAGTAGTTATGTTCTAGATAAACTTAGATCTGTGTTTTATATATGTCACAGCTAAAAAACACTAatctatttatttcattttcatttgtttaataACATACAAGTATAATTTCTGAGGTAtgagtatatattttttattaacgTTATAGATCAAATATATAATAGAGGTCATAAGGGGCCCAGTAATAAAAGACAGAAGTTGATATTGCCATGTCTGAAATGTCAGCAGggaaaaatatacatttttacgAACATTACTTTTTGTTTACCCTTTTTCTTCAACAATTTGCTATTTTCGACTGTACGTGAATGCAGCATGAAtgtcttgtctgtctgtctggtgtgTGGGCGGGGCCGAGCAGCTGAGAATGCTGAGTCACACTGACGCCACTCGGTCACGTGCGTGAAGCCAGGAGGAGTTCATATGTTCAACACAACCCAGCTCTGTGCAGCAGACCGATTTGCTAGTAAAGACCTACCTACCGGCTCATCCCGCTATCATTCCGTCACTGACTTGCACTTTAACACGGCCCGTGGTCGTTCACTGGGACGAGGACAGCGCGTACGGAAACGGGTCCTGTTTGGGGGAGAACCGGCGTTGGCGGCTGACGGGGTCCCTTTCATATCTGATCAGACGTTAGCAAGTGATGAGCAGGGCCCTGTTTCTCCTGGATGCCCAGCTAAGGTTACCGACAGGGCAGCGCGCTTAGCAGCACCGGCGGGCACCGAACCCAGCTCCGTGACAGCGGCTCTGAAGACCCGGGCACTGCCGTTTTCGGGGGGCGCCGAGACTTCATGCTAGCTCCCCCCGCCAAGTTGCACAaagtagctagctagctaacgttcGGCGTGCGAGTTCAGCGGACACGAGCTCTGAGTTTCCACTTCGCAGCCGCGCCGTGCCATGGGTTTGCTGTCACAGGGCTCTCCGCTCAACTGGGAAGAAACCAAGAAGTATGCGGACCACATCAGGAAGCACGGCATCATTCAGTTCCTCAACATCTACAACAAGGTGAAGGAGCGACAGAAGGACGTGTTGAAATGGGGCGATGAGGTAAGAAAAGTGTCCCCGGAGCTCTTCATAACGAGCCAGCGTGCGTAAAAGCGCGGCGCTGTTGATGCTGACGCATGTGGCCCTCAGCGCTTTGGACCTGTCGGACATCGTGGTTTGCATGACGCAACAATAACCCATTATTGACTctgataaaacaaaataaacctgaaCGAGCGCATCGTGTTGTTGTACATCTGACCGCAAACAGGGCGAACGACAAGATAATAATCACGTAATTACTTTAATGAGTCGTTTGTACCTGCTCGGATGACACTGTTATTACAGCCTATTGTCTGTACTGAAGCCCTCGTACACAATGTGAGAAGCGTTAACGCGTTAGACTAAGACTGACTCAGCAGAATCAGATGAGTAGTGGGAATGAGGAAGCTAATGCTTATTCAGGGTGCTCTGTGGGTAGTTTCGCTCACTAATCAGTATTTCATTAGTGAGTAAACGTTAAAGGCATGTGGGAGCGTTCTCTCTTTGATCGTCCACTTCCCAGAAGCTCGCCGCTCCTGTCTTCCTGCCACCACCAGCCCACTGCACTTCAGTGTTCCCAGCTTGTACAAGGTGTTTTGATTTCCAGCAGTGTGGAATGCTGTTGTTATAGATTAATCCCTATTTCAGACAGGGGATTACGGGGGACTAGGGATGAAACGGTAAACCACGTTGGAACGACCCACGGTTGCTGTTACCTTTATCAGTTTAAATTAGTAATGAAAATGTTACGTGCCGCTGGTTGCTGACAGTTCGCCCAGTGCTTGTTAGCATGTGAAGAATAAACCTGCAGTTTTGTAATAGTGGtttcactgttgttgtttttttagtgaTACGTGAATTATTAGCTTTAAGCCACTGAAAGTATGTTCAACATTCAAGAACACAGGTGCATTTAAAGGCTCAGCACCAGTGAATCCAGTACAAAAGAGAACCAAACTTCCAGACACAGTGTCCCTGTACTTTCTATAACACAGTTGTCCTGTTGCCTTTACAGTCCTGTCTTCCTTGTTTATTTACTCAAAAGCAGCACGGAAGgtggaaactgtgtgtgtgtgtgtgtgtgggggcgttgtgcgtgtgtgtactttTTCAAAGTGCAGAGTCAAGCAAAATAAACATGTctgaccttttctttttgttgcttTTAAGGTAGAGTACATGTTGTTGGAACTGGATGAAAAGGATGAGAAGGTTCGACTTGTCCTGAATGGTGCAGATGTTCTGGAGACTCTGCAAGACCAAGGTGAAAAGATAAACCCAAAGTAAGTGAGCTTTTCACCGCACCCACGGATATTCAGCCGTGTAGATCGGACACTGCACCTGCCGCATGTCAATGCAGTGAAACACCTACAATCCTCAGTACTCGCATTAGGCGATGGCGATGAGGACCGCATCCACAATTCATCAGGGGAACAgtcacacagagctgcacataAACAAGGTTGCATTAGGCTGCGAGGTAAATACAGTCGAGTGTAAATTTGACAGTCAAAGTCTTTGTTTGTTCAGTACAAACAGTGGATTCATGCTGCGGCGATTACAGTAGTGCATAAGTGTATGAGCTTCCAGTCAAATGTTTACAATGAGTCCGTCAGACGTCAGTATCAGGTTGTTTCTTTTTGCTAAAGTAAATTTTTAGACGTCAAGTTGTATGTATTTTAAATATGACAAATAGTTCACAAATCGCATTTAACGTTCTAAGAAGCTAAAGCTTTTTGAAATGTGTTGTTGATTCTGTGAGCTCGTCAAAGCATGTAACGGTGATGTAAAGCTAATTTGTCTGCAGACGATGTAAATGTTTGTACAAGCTTGTGCCCGTGACGCGCGCCTAAATCTGCGGAGCCGACTTCACCCAGGGGAAATGCCAGTGGGAATAGTACAGCCAATGCATTCCTCATTACTGCCCCTCTGTCGAGCACAGCACAGAGCGCACTCTGCAGCACAAATACACGGCGCTTGTTTGCCCTGCCAAGATTATGGcggacatacagtatgataaaGGGGGGGTGGTCTGTCAGTTCAATCAGAAAGGTCAAGGTGACAGAAAGACCCGCCGACCCGCAAAATCAGACCCCTTCAAAacaatagttttatttttgcagtCACCCCACACTTTGGAGACCGGAATACGGCAGCTACATGATCGAAGGGACCCCGGGGCAGCCGTACGGCGGCACCATGTCCGAGTTCAACACGGTGGAAAGCAACATGAGAAAGCGACGGCGAGAGGCCTCGTCTGTCCTGAACCCAAACGAAACCCTCTGCACCATCACCTCGTTTCCAAGGTACTTTGGTTTTACCGGCGTTTATAGTTAGCGTGTTAGTAGAGATACAAATGCAACTCAGAGCCACTGTTGCATAATAACCAAATGCGAAACATTTGATGTGTTAATATTGCAAGTTTTGGAAAGTCTTTTATGCAAAGTAAATATTTTGTTGCTTAACAGTTCAAGGATCAAACCTCATTTGACTTTTAAGAAAAACAATCAGTTGATAATTAGTACATTTGCAGGCACAGGCTTGTAATGGTGTTCCCGTCTGTATTCGTCAGGTTAGGTTGCCCAGGTTTCACCAGACCAGAGTCCAAGCCAACTCCTGTTGAGAAGGGAGTGTCAAAGTCACTGTTTTTTCCAGATGAAGCCATCAACATACACCCAAGGTTCAGGTAGGTTATGGTTGTAACATGTTATAATGTGTGTGGAGACTTGACTTATTACATTAATATTTGATTCCTAGTACCCTCACCAGAAACATACGacacagaagaggagagaaagtcGTGATAAACGTACCAAGTAAGTGTAATCATAGGCTCCATAAAAGGCTGAATGCATTATACTTTTAGACAAGCACGGGaacttttaaaataattgctgtgtttgaatctttgtgtttcagttttTAGAGACAAGTGCACACCATCTCCATTTGTGGAGGCGTTTCCCGAGGACGATGGCGAGGCGGCGAGGGCGGCTCTGCCCGATCACATCTACATGGACGCCATGGGCTTCGGAATGGGAAATTGCTGCCTGCAGGTACAGAGCGGCACGGCATCCAGAACCACGGCCTTTAGTTTGGTGTCATGCTTTCTGCGACAGACCCAATAAGTGATTTATAAATGCACTTCAGCCTCTGTTTATGGTGTTTTTGCAGGTGACATTCCAGGCGTGTAGCATCAATGAGGCCAGGTACCTTTATGACCAACTAGCAACATTCTGCCCCATTGTGGTGAGTAGATAAACCCACGCTGGCTTCATGCAGTAGCCCCCACTGTTTAAAACGCCACCAACCCTGATCACTGCTCTTCACAGATGGCACTGAGTGCAGCCTCACCCTTCTACAGAGGCTATGTGTCAGATATCGATTGTCGCTGGGGAGTTATTTCTGCCTCGGTGGATGACAGGACACAGGAGGAACGTGGGCTGAAGGTGAGCAGCCTGAAACTAGAACGCAGTGTTGAAACGTCATCAATATGTGTTAATTTCCATTATTAACAATAAGTAATGCATTAGGCAACTGATCCAGTTATTATGAGTTAAAATGTGGCTGTAAAGTATAAAAATGTCTTTAATTTTTACAGCCTTTGAAGAACAACAAATACAGGATCTTCAAGTCCCGATATGATTCCATTGACAGCTACCTGTCTAAATGTGGGGAAAAGTACAATGACATCGATTTGACTATAGACGAGGAGATCAACAAGCAGCTGCTTGGTGCAGGTACTCCAGTCTGATAGAGGAAAACAATCTGTGTTCAAAGTCAGAATCCAGTATCAGGTGTTCATAGGATGACAAAAGTTAAATTGAGCTTTGCGTTTGTAGGGATCGACAAGCTGCTGGCCCAACACATAGCGCACCTCTTTATTCGAGACCCGCTCTCTGTGTTTGAGGAGAAAATACACTTGGATGATGAAAACGAATCCGATCACTTCGAGGTGAGGTCTCCTGCCTCCTACAAGCAGTTTCTGCTCATCTGAGTCAGATTTATTAAATCTTCAAAATGTGACGTCCCGCAGAATTTACAGTCGACGAACTGGCAGACGATGAGGTTTAAGCCCCCGCCTCCAAACTCTGACATCGGCTGGAGGGTTGAGTTCCGCCCCATGGAGGTATTTACACCTACAGTATACGACTTCTCAGACTGAGGTTTACAGTTGTAATTAGTGCTACAATGATCACATTTTACCTTCTTTCAGGTGCAGCTAACTGACTTTGAAAACGCTGCGTATGTGGTTTTTGTGGTGCTGCTCACCAGAGTGATCCTGTCCTACAAACTGGACTTCCTAATCCCTTTGTCAAAGGTAGCGATTAATGGTTAATCAAGTTTAAATCTTGACATACAAAGCTGATATGGTGCTCTGATGTTGGAAACCCTGTTTCATCAGGTTGATGAAAACATGAAGGCTGCACAGAAGAGAAACGCTGTCCAGGAGGGCATGTTTTACTTTCGAAATGACATCTTCAGAGGTGGGCAAAACACAAGGATTAGCTGAGACTGAATATCTCCATTAGACAAATGCATGATCCATTTCTATTATCCACCATCAGGCTGCAACCCAGTTCTGGACGGCACCACCTCTGCTCAGAACGGCCTGGAGTCCGATGTCGCTAATGAGGAGTACACGCTGATGAGCATCGACACGATCATCAACGGAAAGGTGATTTATCGCTGTTGGCTTGATTTAAGCTGCAGTAGCAGCTCTGTTCAGTGGATGGCAGTGTTGCTCAGCTTTTCGTTTTAACTGTCCCAGTGAGGATGGAAAGGCGTTGATAAACCCAAAAGGATGGCTCTCCATTGACAGTCTCTGcattcatttttcttcttgATCAGACAGATATTCATGCCTCCTCTAGATGATTTACTTACTTTGATGATTCTCTGCTTCGTGATTGTGTTAATTATGACTTCTGTGCCTCCTGCAATTTCACAGAGCTGAAATTTGAGAGCTTGATTAAAACCATTTAACCATCTAATTTATCCTTCCTTTTACCAGGAAGGAGTCTTTCAGGGGCTAATCCCAATCCTCAACTCCTACCTGGAAAACATGGAGGTGGATGTGGACACCAGGTGCACCATTTTAAATTATCTGAAGCTTATAAAGAAACGTGCCTCAGGTAAACTGCAATCAAAGACAAAAGCATAATGTTCTTATGAGCCGAAAGCAACTTTATCTGAGTGTAACTGTCCACTCATCTGACATGAAACAGGCGAGCTGATGACCATGGCCAAGTGGATGAGAGAATTCGTCGCCAAGCACCCAGAGTACAAGCAAGACAGCATCATAACCGACAAGATCAACTACGACCTGTTTCTAAAGTGCGACATGATCGCAAAAGGCGAAGAACAGTGCCCAGAGCTGATTGGAAACCCGGTCAACAAGGTTAAATGAATGAAGACAGTCCAATTATAACAGAATgcaacttgtgtgtgtgtgttgtaagaAACACACCTACATtaaatgtatgtatatgt from the Betta splendens chromosome 15, fBetSpl5.4, whole genome shotgun sequence genome contains:
- the gclc gene encoding glutamate--cysteine ligase catalytic subunit — protein: MGLLSQGSPLNWEETKKYADHIRKHGIIQFLNIYNKVKERQKDVLKWGDEVEYMLLELDEKDEKVRLVLNGADVLETLQDQGEKINPNHPTLWRPEYGSYMIEGTPGQPYGGTMSEFNTVESNMRKRRREASSVLNPNETLCTITSFPRLGCPGFTRPESKPTPVEKGVSKSLFFPDEAINIHPRFSTLTRNIRHRRGEKVVINVPIFRDKCTPSPFVEAFPEDDGEAARAALPDHIYMDAMGFGMGNCCLQVTFQACSINEARYLYDQLATFCPIVMALSAASPFYRGYVSDIDCRWGVISASVDDRTQEERGLKPLKNNKYRIFKSRYDSIDSYLSKCGEKYNDIDLTIDEEINKQLLGAGIDKLLAQHIAHLFIRDPLSVFEEKIHLDDENESDHFENLQSTNWQTMRFKPPPPNSDIGWRVEFRPMEVQLTDFENAAYVVFVVLLTRVILSYKLDFLIPLSKVDENMKAAQKRNAVQEGMFYFRNDIFRGCNPVLDGTTSAQNGLESDVANEEYTLMSIDTIINGKEGVFQGLIPILNSYLENMEVDVDTRCTILNYLKLIKKRASGELMTMAKWMREFVAKHPEYKQDSIITDKINYDLFLKCDMIAKGEEQCPELIGNPVNKVK
- the klhl31 gene encoding kelch-like protein 31, with the translated sequence MAPKKNKANKKNKGDINEMTIMVEDSPINKINGLNTLLEGGNGFNCISTEVNDSAYAPNLLEGLSSMRHESFLCDLTVATKSKSFDVHKVVMASCSEYVRNILRKDSSLQKIDLNDLSPVGLATAITYAYSGKLTLSLYSIGSTIAAAMLLQIGTLVKMCSDFLMQELSVENCMYVANIADAYDLKDTKEAAQKFMRHNFIEFSEMEQFLKLTYEQISEFLSDDSLQLPSEITAFQIAMKWLDFDEKRLKYAADLLTQIRFGTISAQDLVNHVQSVPRMMQDPECHRLLVDAMNYHLLPYQQNILQSRRTKVRGGLKVILTVGGRPALTEKSLSKDVLYRDEDNVWNKLTEMPAKSFNQCVAVLDGFLYVTGGEDQNDARNQAKHAVSNFCRYDPRFNAWIHLTNMIQRRTHFSLNTFNGLLFAIGGRNADGVQASMECYVPSSNQWQMKAPMEVPRCCHASSVIDGKILVSGGYINNAYSRSVCSYDPSTDSWQDKSSLSTPRGWHCAATVGDRAYVIGGSQLGGRGERVDVLVVESYNPHSGQWSYCTPLLTGVSTAGVSTLNNKVYLLGGWNEGEKKYKKCIQVYNPDLNEWTEDDELPEATVGISCCVVTIPTRKTRESRASSVSSAPVSI